Proteins from one Microbacterium proteolyticum genomic window:
- a CDS encoding endonuclease domain-containing protein, giving the protein MPSGCNRIRRPGVTGRSLTVEPSDIVEVEGLRCSSPLRTWAELAELLDVGPLTAISDRLLACRDPLATRADLERMHRRFLGGRGSRRRRLAVDFADDRAESPRESELRVLLIQAGLPVPESNVEIFDGHRFVARVDLLYRGARLVIEYDGDYHRDPRQWSRDQSRRAELESLGYRVSVVTARDFDAPEALLMRIRRLLGQAHA; this is encoded by the coding sequence GTGCCGAGCGGATGCAATCGCATCCGTCGCCCGGGAGTCACCGGCCGCTCACTCACCGTCGAGCCTTCCGACATCGTCGAAGTCGAGGGGTTGCGCTGCAGTTCGCCGTTGCGTACGTGGGCCGAGCTTGCCGAACTCCTCGACGTCGGCCCTCTGACCGCCATCTCGGACCGCTTGCTGGCGTGCCGCGATCCTCTCGCGACGCGCGCGGACCTCGAGCGGATGCACCGACGGTTCCTCGGCGGGAGAGGATCGCGCCGGCGTCGGCTCGCCGTCGACTTCGCCGACGACCGGGCGGAGTCGCCGAGGGAGAGCGAGCTCCGTGTCCTTCTGATCCAAGCCGGTCTCCCCGTGCCCGAGAGCAACGTCGAGATCTTCGACGGTCATCGATTCGTGGCGCGCGTTGACCTGCTCTACCGCGGCGCACGCCTCGTCATCGAGTACGACGGCGACTACCACCGCGATCCGCGGCAATGGAGCCGCGACCAGTCTCGCCGCGCGGAGTTGGAGTCGCTGGGCTACCGGGTCAGCGTGGTGACGGCTCGCGACTTCGACGCCCCCGAAGCGCTGCTGATGCGCATCCGCCGCCTGCTGGGGCAAGCCCACGCGTGA
- a CDS encoding UDP-N-acetylmuramate dehydrogenase: MPEITPVPLSELTTLRTGGLPERTIEARTPDELVGVLRDLWASGEPWLVVGGGSNLFVGDEPFEGTVVLVRTAGIEELPGSRPDTVRLRVQAGHDWDALVAETVARGLAGIEAMSGIPGTVGAAPVQNIGAYGQEVVQTLVEVELLDESTGELSTVAASDLGLGFRTSVLKQHYGSVAERPGVIVSVTLELDRVGDGDRPIAGGQLRGALGLDADAAVSLRWIREHVLATRARKGMVLDGEDPDTWSAGSFFQNAIVSEAFARTLPAECPKWPLGPVVDPVTVIPLAAFDGIVPPPVTEFREVKVSAAWLIEHAGLSRGFRFPRSRAGLSTKHTLALTNRGRATAAEIAELARFVQNRVQSEFGLLLQPEPVLVNVEL, encoded by the coding sequence ATGCCCGAGATCACCCCCGTCCCGCTCTCCGAGCTGACGACGCTGCGCACGGGCGGTCTCCCCGAGCGCACGATCGAGGCGCGCACTCCCGACGAACTCGTCGGCGTCCTGCGGGATCTGTGGGCGAGCGGTGAGCCGTGGCTCGTCGTGGGCGGCGGGTCCAACCTGTTCGTCGGCGACGAGCCGTTCGAGGGAACCGTGGTGCTGGTGCGGACCGCCGGCATCGAGGAGCTGCCCGGTTCCCGCCCCGACACCGTGCGGCTGCGGGTGCAGGCCGGCCACGACTGGGACGCGCTCGTCGCCGAGACCGTGGCCCGCGGGCTCGCCGGCATCGAGGCGATGTCCGGTATCCCGGGGACCGTGGGCGCCGCGCCGGTGCAGAACATCGGGGCCTACGGTCAGGAGGTCGTGCAGACCCTGGTCGAGGTCGAGCTGCTCGACGAATCCACCGGCGAGCTGTCCACCGTCGCGGCATCCGACCTGGGGCTCGGCTTCCGCACCTCGGTGCTGAAACAGCACTACGGGTCGGTCGCGGAGCGCCCCGGCGTCATCGTCTCGGTGACGCTCGAGCTCGACCGCGTCGGCGACGGCGACCGGCCGATCGCGGGCGGTCAGCTGCGCGGAGCCCTGGGCCTGGATGCCGACGCGGCGGTGTCGCTGCGATGGATCCGCGAGCACGTGCTCGCCACCCGCGCGCGCAAGGGCATGGTCCTCGACGGGGAAGACCCGGACACGTGGAGCGCGGGGTCGTTCTTCCAAAATGCGATTGTCTCCGAGGCGTTCGCGCGGACGCTCCCTGCCGAGTGCCCGAAGTGGCCTCTCGGGCCCGTCGTCGACCCGGTGACGGTGATCCCGCTCGCGGCCTTCGACGGCATCGTCCCGCCGCCGGTCACCGAGTTCCGCGAGGTGAAGGTGAGCGCGGCCTGGCTCATCGAGCACGCCGGGCTCTCGCGCGGCTTTCGCTTCCCCCGCTCCCGCGCCGGGCTGTCCACCAAGCACACCCTCGCGCTGACCAATCGCGGCCGCGCGACGGCGGCCGAGATCGCCGAGCTCGCCCGTTTCGTGCAGAACCGGGTCCAGTCCGAGTTCGGCCTCCTGCTGCAGCCCGAACCGGTGCTGGTGAACGTCGAGCTCTAA
- a CDS encoding MaoC/PaaZ C-terminal domain-containing protein has protein sequence MSAFTVGDVVAERSVHLTRESLVRYAGASGDFNPIHYRDDVAAEVGLPGVLAHGMLTMGVAVGTLAEVLGDTGRILEYGVRFTRPVVVDPVEGADLHVSAKVGAVDDEAARIDLTVTHSGTTVLGKAQVRVRLS, from the coding sequence ATGAGCGCGTTCACCGTCGGAGACGTCGTCGCCGAACGTTCCGTCCACCTCACCCGCGAGTCGCTCGTGCGGTACGCGGGCGCGTCGGGCGACTTCAACCCCATCCACTACCGCGACGACGTCGCCGCCGAGGTCGGGCTGCCGGGCGTCCTCGCCCACGGCATGCTGACGATGGGCGTCGCCGTCGGGACGCTCGCCGAGGTGCTCGGCGACACCGGCCGCATCCTCGAGTACGGCGTGCGCTTCACCCGGCCCGTGGTCGTCGACCCGGTCGAGGGCGCCGATCTTCACGTCAGCGCCAAGGTGGGCGCGGTCGACGACGAGGCCGCCCGCATCGACCTCACCGTGACGCACTCGGGCACGACGGTCCTCGGCAAGGCGCAGGTGCGCGTGCGGCTGTCCTGA
- a CDS encoding FAS1-like dehydratase domain-containing protein: MPVNPELVGRALPPTAPYLVGREKVREFARAVFADAPQHSDSAAARALGYADVVAPPTFAMVVQDLTLQQLLGDPDSGIELSRLVHAEQRFRYSRPIVAGDELTATLSVTGIRTLGGNAMITSEAEIVDADGAHVVTTTSVLLAGEAGA, from the coding sequence GTGCCCGTGAACCCCGAACTGGTCGGTCGTGCCTTGCCGCCCACCGCGCCGTACCTCGTCGGTCGAGAGAAGGTGCGCGAGTTCGCCCGCGCCGTCTTCGCCGACGCCCCCCAGCACTCCGACTCCGCCGCCGCTCGCGCGCTCGGCTACGCCGACGTCGTCGCGCCGCCGACGTTCGCGATGGTCGTCCAGGACCTGACGCTGCAGCAGCTGCTCGGCGACCCCGACTCGGGCATCGAGCTCTCGCGTCTGGTCCACGCCGAGCAGCGCTTCCGGTACTCCCGGCCCATCGTCGCGGGCGACGAACTCACCGCGACGCTGTCGGTCACCGGCATCCGCACCCTCGGCGGCAACGCGATGATCACGAGCGAGGCGGAGATCGTGGATGCCGACGGCGCCCACGTCGTGACGACGACCAGCGTGCTGCTGGCGGGGGAGGCCGGCGCATGA
- a CDS encoding sulfite exporter TauE/SafE family protein → MIDTARPTRSARFFIVCIAVGLLAGLMSGLFGVGGGTVIVPLLVLALGFDQRFAAGTSLAAIVPTASVGVITYAVDGHVAWIPALILAAGAVGGAQIGTWLLPKLSQTALRWSFVAFLVAVIVSLYFVIPSRDAELELTWITGPGLLVLGVVTGILAGLLGVGGGIIVVPALLLLFGTSDLIARGTSLLMMIPTAISGTVGNLRRSNVDLVAAACVGVAACTTTALGASLAKLVDPFVGNVLFSIFLVFIATQMAVKAVRGRHQR, encoded by the coding sequence GTGATCGACACCGCCCGCCCGACCCGTTCCGCCCGCTTCTTCATCGTGTGCATCGCGGTGGGCCTCCTCGCCGGGCTCATGTCCGGCCTCTTCGGCGTCGGCGGCGGAACCGTGATCGTGCCGCTCTTGGTCCTCGCCCTGGGCTTCGACCAGCGCTTCGCCGCCGGCACCTCGCTCGCGGCGATCGTGCCCACGGCATCCGTCGGTGTCATCACCTACGCCGTCGACGGGCACGTGGCGTGGATTCCCGCGCTGATCCTCGCCGCCGGCGCGGTCGGGGGCGCGCAGATCGGCACGTGGTTGCTCCCGAAGCTGTCGCAGACGGCTCTGCGGTGGTCGTTCGTGGCGTTCCTCGTCGCCGTGATCGTGAGTCTGTACTTCGTCATCCCCTCCCGGGATGCCGAGCTCGAACTGACCTGGATCACGGGACCGGGGCTCCTCGTGCTCGGCGTGGTCACCGGCATCCTGGCGGGTCTGCTCGGCGTGGGCGGAGGCATCATCGTCGTGCCCGCGTTGCTGCTCCTCTTCGGCACGAGCGACCTCATCGCCCGCGGCACCTCGCTGCTGATGATGATCCCGACCGCGATCTCCGGCACCGTCGGCAACCTCCGCCGCTCCAACGTCGACCTCGTCGCCGCCGCCTGCGTCGGTGTCGCGGCGTGCACGACGACCGCCCTCGGCGCCTCGCTCGCGAAGCTCGTCGACCCGTTCGTCGGCAACGTCCTGTTCTCGATCTTCCTCGTCTTCATCGCCACGCAGATGGCGGTCAAGGCCGTGCGCGGACGCCACCAGCGCTGA
- a CDS encoding NADPH-dependent F420 reductase has protein sequence MTTVGIIGAGNIGRALAQGFVDHGYDVVIANSRGPETLADLVGTLGERARAATAQEAAEAGDIVVVTVPLKAYRDIPVEPLRGKTVLDTNNYYWERDGHIAELDEKRTTTAQMLQEHLPESTVVKAFNHIGSAEILTTGSPAGTANRRALATASDSDEGIALITRIYDQFGFDTVVIGPLADSWRIERDTPGYGIRQNREELEQNLASAQR, from the coding sequence ATGACCACCGTAGGAATCATCGGAGCAGGAAACATCGGCCGGGCCCTCGCGCAGGGTTTCGTGGACCACGGGTATGACGTCGTGATCGCGAATTCCCGCGGTCCTGAGACGCTCGCGGACCTCGTCGGCACGCTCGGCGAGCGGGCGCGCGCAGCGACCGCGCAGGAGGCCGCGGAGGCCGGCGACATCGTCGTCGTCACCGTCCCCCTGAAGGCGTATCGCGACATCCCCGTGGAGCCGCTGCGCGGCAAGACCGTCCTCGACACCAACAACTACTACTGGGAGCGCGACGGGCACATCGCCGAGCTCGACGAGAAGCGCACCACCACCGCGCAGATGCTGCAGGAGCACCTGCCCGAGAGCACCGTCGTGAAGGCCTTCAACCACATCGGCTCCGCGGAGATCCTGACGACCGGCTCCCCCGCGGGCACGGCGAACCGCCGGGCGTTGGCCACGGCGAGCGACTCCGACGAGGGCATCGCGCTGATCACCCGCATCTACGACCAGTTCGGTTTCGACACCGTCGTCATCGGTCCGCTCGCCGACAGCTGGCGCATCGAGCGCGACACCCCGGGCTACGGCATCCGCCAGAACCGCGAGGAGCTCGAGCAGAACCTGGCCTCCGCCCAGCGCTGA
- a CDS encoding cystathionine gamma-synthase: MSTHDAARGFDSLAVHAGQAFDPTTGAVIPPVHLSTTYAQDGIGGLRGGYEYGRSGNPTRTALETQIAALEGGARALSFASGLAAEDALLRAALVPGDEVLLGNDVYGGTYRLLARVLGPWGVKLRVVDMSDLDAVAAAIEERAPRMVWVETPSNPMLRITDIAGLARLGHAAGAIVVVDNTFASPALQRPIALGADVVVHSATKYLGGHSDVVGGALAFADPDLAEKTQFLQFAAGAVSGPFDAYLTTRGIKTLGIRMERHSANAQAVAEHLAGHDRVAKVYYPGLPTHPGHALAASQMSAFGGIVSLELADGATARRFAESTRLFTLAESLGGVESLVNYPDAMTHASVRGTELAVPDTIVRLSVGIESADDLVADVDRALAAL; the protein is encoded by the coding sequence ATGAGCACCCACGACGCCGCGCGCGGCTTCGACAGCCTCGCCGTCCACGCGGGACAGGCCTTCGACCCGACGACCGGCGCGGTCATCCCGCCGGTGCACCTGTCGACGACGTACGCGCAGGACGGGATCGGTGGCCTTCGCGGCGGTTACGAGTACGGCCGGAGCGGCAACCCGACGCGCACCGCGCTCGAGACGCAGATCGCCGCTCTCGAGGGCGGCGCCCGCGCGCTGTCGTTCGCGTCCGGACTCGCCGCCGAGGACGCGCTGCTGCGCGCCGCCCTCGTCCCGGGCGACGAGGTCCTGCTCGGCAACGACGTGTACGGCGGCACCTACCGCCTGCTCGCGCGGGTGCTGGGGCCCTGGGGCGTGAAGCTCCGCGTCGTCGACATGAGCGACCTGGATGCCGTGGCCGCCGCCATCGAGGAGCGCGCCCCGCGCATGGTCTGGGTCGAGACGCCCAGCAACCCGATGCTGCGCATCACCGACATCGCCGGACTCGCGCGACTCGGCCACGCGGCCGGCGCGATCGTCGTCGTGGACAACACCTTCGCCTCCCCGGCGCTGCAGCGCCCCATCGCGCTCGGGGCCGATGTCGTCGTGCACTCGGCCACCAAGTACCTCGGCGGACACTCCGACGTCGTCGGCGGCGCGCTCGCGTTCGCGGACCCCGACCTGGCGGAGAAGACGCAGTTCCTGCAGTTCGCGGCCGGGGCCGTCTCGGGTCCCTTCGACGCGTACCTGACCACCCGCGGCATCAAGACGCTCGGCATCCGGATGGAACGCCACAGCGCCAACGCGCAGGCCGTCGCCGAGCACCTCGCGGGTCACGACCGCGTCGCGAAGGTGTACTACCCGGGCCTCCCGACCCACCCCGGCCACGCGCTCGCAGCGTCGCAGATGAGCGCCTTCGGCGGCATCGTGTCGCTCGAACTCGCCGACGGCGCGACCGCGCGCCGCTTCGCCGAGTCGACGCGCCTGTTCACCCTCGCCGAGTCGCTCGGCGGCGTCGAGTCGCTCGTGAACTACCCGGATGCCATGACCCACGCGTCGGTGCGCGGCACCGAACTCGCGGTGCCCGACACGATCGTCCGCCTGTCGGTGGGCATCGAGTCGGCCGACGACCTCGTGGCCGACGTGGACCGGGCGCTCGCCGCGCTCTGA
- a CDS encoding pyridoxal-phosphate dependent enzyme, translated as MSLNAPAFFFDDPVSRALGRIDPQDSIVRYAQSVADLVGNTPLVRLNRVTDGIAATVLAKIEYFNPGGSAKDRIAANIIDAAERDGSLRPGGTIVEPTSGNTGVGLALVAQQRGYRCVFVVPDKVAEDKRAVLRAYGAEVVVTPTNVEPDDPNSYYSVSDRLVRDIPGAFKPNQYANPNGPRSHYETTGPEIWRDTEGALTHFVTGVGTGGTISGTGRYLREVAGSSVRIVGVDPVGSIYSGDDIHGYDVEGVGEDFWPSAFDPTVVDAYERVSDAESFAMTRRLAREEGLLVGGSSGMAVVGALRVARDLPSDAVVVVLLPDHGRGYLSKIFDDQWMTARGYDVEPVASVLPAQSTQEHSE; from the coding sequence TTGTCGCTGAACGCCCCCGCGTTCTTCTTCGACGACCCCGTCAGCCGCGCCCTCGGGCGCATCGACCCCCAGGACTCCATCGTGCGTTACGCCCAGAGCGTCGCCGACCTCGTCGGCAACACCCCCCTCGTCCGTCTGAACCGCGTGACCGACGGCATCGCCGCCACGGTCCTGGCGAAGATCGAGTACTTCAACCCCGGCGGCTCCGCCAAGGACCGCATCGCGGCCAACATCATCGACGCCGCCGAGCGCGACGGCTCGCTCCGCCCGGGCGGCACGATCGTCGAGCCGACCAGCGGCAACACCGGCGTGGGCCTCGCCCTCGTCGCGCAGCAGCGCGGCTACCGGTGCGTCTTCGTCGTGCCCGACAAGGTCGCGGAGGACAAGCGCGCGGTGCTCCGCGCGTACGGCGCGGAGGTCGTGGTGACCCCGACCAACGTCGAACCGGACGACCCGAACTCGTACTACAGCGTCTCGGACCGCCTGGTCCGCGACATCCCCGGCGCGTTCAAGCCGAACCAGTACGCCAACCCGAACGGGCCGCGCAGCCACTACGAGACCACGGGTCCCGAGATCTGGCGCGACACCGAGGGTGCGCTCACCCACTTCGTGACGGGCGTCGGCACGGGCGGCACGATCAGCGGCACCGGCCGGTACCTGCGCGAGGTCGCGGGATCGTCGGTGCGCATCGTCGGCGTCGACCCGGTCGGTTCCATCTACTCGGGCGACGACATCCACGGCTACGACGTCGAGGGTGTCGGCGAGGACTTCTGGCCGTCGGCGTTCGACCCCACGGTGGTCGACGCGTACGAGCGCGTCTCGGATGCCGAGTCGTTCGCGATGACCCGTCGCCTCGCCCGCGAGGAGGGGCTGCTCGTCGGCGGCTCCAGCGGCATGGCCGTCGTCGGCGCCCTCCGGGTGGCTCGCGACCTCCCCTCCGACGCCGTCGTCGTGGTCCTCCTCCCCGATCACGGCCGCGGCTACCTCAGCAAGATCTTCGACGACCAATGGATGACGGCGCGCGGCTACGACGTCGAGCCCGTGGCATCCGTCCTTCCCGCACAGAGCACCCAGGAGCACTCCGAATGA
- a CDS encoding MetQ/NlpA family ABC transporter substrate-binding protein: protein MSDSTSGPTGPTLPSKPRRRGGLYAAIAIVAVAVVVAGALLIPRLFGSSDTPAADGERTTVRLGTTDAAQGHWPVLKEILAEEGIDLEVVAFDSYETPNPALADGSIDLNAFQHIDYLSDHNVATGDGLAVVGPTLIVPLPIYSEQYSDVADIPEGGRVAIPQDATNQARALKVLQSAGLLTLNDATTPTPADIVTSRVQVEPVDASLTAPALQDPSIAAAIVNNNFATDAGIIDKAIFSVDPSDANSWPYINIIASRAGEEDNPVYQKVWEAYHDPRVTDIVVSESSGTARIVEEKPAQVREWLAQIEKQKEAGA from the coding sequence ATGAGTGACAGCACCAGCGGCCCGACCGGGCCCACCCTCCCGTCCAAGCCCCGCCGCCGCGGCGGACTGTACGCCGCGATCGCGATCGTCGCGGTCGCCGTCGTCGTCGCGGGCGCCCTGTTGATCCCGCGCCTGTTCGGCTCGTCCGACACCCCCGCGGCCGACGGCGAACGCACCACCGTGCGCCTCGGAACGACGGACGCGGCCCAGGGCCACTGGCCGGTCCTGAAGGAGATCCTGGCGGAGGAGGGCATCGATCTGGAGGTCGTCGCCTTCGATTCCTACGAGACGCCGAACCCCGCGCTGGCCGACGGATCGATCGACCTGAACGCGTTCCAGCACATCGACTACCTGTCCGACCACAACGTCGCCACGGGCGACGGTCTGGCCGTCGTCGGGCCGACCCTCATCGTGCCCCTCCCGATCTACTCGGAGCAGTACTCCGACGTCGCCGACATCCCCGAGGGCGGCCGTGTCGCCATCCCGCAGGACGCCACCAACCAGGCGCGCGCGCTGAAGGTGCTGCAGTCCGCGGGGCTGCTGACGCTGAACGACGCGACGACCCCGACCCCGGCCGACATCGTCACCAGCCGTGTGCAGGTCGAGCCGGTCGACGCCTCGCTCACCGCTCCGGCGCTCCAGGACCCGTCCATCGCGGCCGCGATCGTCAACAACAACTTCGCCACGGACGCCGGGATCATCGACAAGGCGATCTTCTCGGTCGACCCCTCCGACGCGAACAGCTGGCCGTACATCAACATCATCGCCTCGCGCGCCGGCGAGGAGGACAACCCCGTCTACCAGAAGGTCTGGGAGGCGTACCACGACCCGCGCGTGACCGACATCGTGGTGTCCGAGTCCAGCGGAACGGCCCGCATCGTCGAGGAGAAGCCGGCGCAGGTGCGCGAATGGCTCGCTCAGATCGAGAAGCAGAAGGAAGCGGGGGCCTGA